The window atcattgagagtgggagagggaggcagggaaatatagaataattttttctttcattttaaatcttttgttcttgGTAGAATGgatttgagatcatgttactatcagtttaataaaaacagttacagtaatgggctaatagacttacaaaaaaggttAACCAcagccaaaaatttacaagggagtcacaaaaactaaataatatccatgataatataaaggaaaattaccaaaccacaaaacgAAGAAGAAAGGAGCACAAAGaaaataccaattcaactgcaaagataagttcagaatggcaataaacacacatctataaTTAATTAtggtaaatgttaatggactaaatgctccagtcaaaagacacagagtggcagactggataataaagtaagagccttcaatatgctgcatacaggagacccactttagggagaaggacacatatagattgagagtgaaaggatggaaaaggatattccatgcaaatggaaaagccaaaaaagcaggtgttgcactactgatttcagacaaagtagactttaaaacaaaggccataaagaaagataaagaaggacattttataatgattaaaggagtgatacaagatgaggatattacacacattaatatatatgcacccaatataagAAcatctaagtacataaaacaattactaacagagataaagggggatattgatgggaatacaatcatagttggggattttaacaccgcattaataTCACTACAcagatctttcagacagaaaataaataaggcaacataGAAATTAAATCataatgtagaaaaattagatttgatgGATATTTTCACAGCATTACACCCCCCACCCAGGGTATACATTTTTTCAAGtgaacatggaacattttctaggattgatcatgtacttgggcacaaaagaaacctcaacaactttaagaagatagaaattatctcaagcatctttactgaccacaatgccatgaaactagaaatcaacgacagagaaacaaaggagaaaaaaggaaatgatggagattaaacaacatgctattaaaaaaccaattcttcaatgaggaaatcaaagctgaaattaaaaaataccttgagacaaatgacaatgaaagcaaaaccacataaaatttatgggacacagcaaagacagtgctaagagggaagtttatagtgatacaggccttcctcaaaaaagaagaacaatctcaaataaacagtttaacccaccacctgagagaactagaaaaagaagaacaaaaaaccccaaaaggcagcagaaggaaggaaattaggaagattagggaggaaataaataaaacagagattaaaaaatacatagaaaaaatcaaaccaaaagctggtttttttgataaaatcgacaaacctctggccaaactctcaaagaaggaaaaagagagagcacaaattagcaaaataagaacggaaaatgtagaaattacaacaaataaaatagaaatacagaatatcgtatgtgaatattatgaaaaactatatggaaccaaagtGGATAActtagaggagatggacaagtttctggaaacatactgtccaccaagactgaatcaagaagaaactgaccacttgaacaaactgatcactagaaatgaaatcaaaatagcaatataaaacttccctacaaataaaagtcaaagaccggatggcttcactggggatttctaccaaacatacaaagaagaactcataccaatccttctcaaactcttccagaagattcaaaatgagggaatactcccaaactcattctatgaagccaccatcaccctgataccaaaaccaggcaaagacactaccaaaaagagaattagaggccaatatcactgatgaaaatagacgccaaaatcctcaccaaaatattagcaaatagaatccaacaacacatacaaaagattatacatcatgaccaaatggggttcatcccagggacacaaaggtgtttcaacatacacaaatcaatcaatgtaatacatcgcatgaacaagagaaaggacaaaaaccacatgatcatctcaatagatgcagaaaaagcatttgataaaattcaacacccatttatgataaaaactctcaccaaagtgggtatagagggaccATAttacaacataataaaaactatatatgacaaacttacagccagcatagtactcaacggtgaaaaactcaaaagcttcccactaaaatctgggacaacaCTAGGATTCCCAGTATCATCACTAGTATTCAATGTagtttggaagtcctagccacagcaatcagacaaaagagagaaataaaagggatccaaattggaaaagaaaaggtaaaagtgtcactatatgccaatgatgTATTACTATatctagaaaaccctaaaaggtccacacaaaaactactagagctgatcgaagaattcagcaaggtagcaggttacaagatgaatgttcaaaaatcagttgcgtttctttacactaacgaggaatcaacagaaaaagaaaggaaagaaacaatctcctttaaaattgcaccaaaagtaataaaatacttaggaataaatctaaccaaggatgtgaaagcaTTATACACAGAAagctataaaccattgatgaaggaaattaaagaagatttaaaaaaattgaaagatatcccatgctcctggattggaaatatgaatactgttaaaatggtcacactgcccaaggcaatctacagatttaatccaatccctatcaaattacccaggacatatttcacagaactagaacaaatcgtaataaaatttatatggaaccacaaaagacctagaactgtcaaagcattactgaagaaaaagaaagaggctgaaggaataactctcgcagacttcagacaatactatagagctaaagtcatcaagacagcatggtattggtacaaaaacagacatatagaccaatggaatagaatagagagcccagaaatgaaccgacaaaattttggtcaagtaatcttcgacaaaggaggcaagaatatacaatggaataaagacagtgtcttcagcaaatggtgttgggaaaactagacagcagcatgtaaatcaatgaagctagaacactcccttacaccatacacaaatatcaactcaagatggatcaaagacttaaacataagacaagacaataaacctcctagaggaaaatataggctaaacattatctcacatacatctcaaaaattttctcctagaagaaataaaagcaagaacaaacaaatgggacctaatgaaacttacaagcttctgcacagcaaaggaaaccatgagtaaaacaaaaagacaacctacagaatgtgaaaacatttttgcaaatgaaaccaacaaaggcttgatctccagaatatataagcagctcctatgacttaataagaaacaaccaaacaacccaatccaaaaatgggcagaagacctaaacaagcaattctccaaggaagacatacaaatgatcaataggcacatgaaaaagtgctcaatatcactaattatcagagaaatgcaaatcaaagctacaatgaggtatcacctcacaccagtgagaatggccatcattcaaaagtccagaaatgacaaatgctggagaggctgtggagaaaagggaaccctcctacactgctggtgggaatgcagtttggtgcagccagtgtggaaaacagtatggagattcctcaaaagactaggaagagacttaccatatgacccagaatcccactcctgggcatatatccagaaggaactctacttcaggatgacacctgcaccccaacgttcatagcagcactatttacaatagccaagacatggaaacagcctaaatgttcatcaagagatgactggataaagaagaattggtatatttatacaatggactattattcagccataaaaactgacaacataacaccatttgcagcaacatggatgttcctggagaatgtcattctaagtgaagtaagccagaaagagaaagaaaaataccatatgagatcgctcataaatggaatctaaaataaaaaaacaaacaaacaaaggataaatataaaacagaaatagactcacagacatagaatataaacttgtggttgccaagcgggtggggggtgggaagagatagactgggatttcaaaattgtagaatagataaacaaaattatactgtatagcatggggaaatatatacaagatcttatggtagctcacagagaaaaaaatgtgacaatgaatatatacttgttcatgtataactgaaacattgttctctacactggaatttgacacaacattgtaaaatgattataaatcaataaaaaagttaaaaaaattaagtgtaaaaaGTGCATGATGCAATATATTatggctttttttaaataattattccctccttttatttatgtaaataagaCTTTAGTGTTTGATGACATCGTTTAACAATAGCTTGACCAGTGGAATTATAAGGAATACCAGTAGTATGGTCAATTTTTTAATCTTGacaaaactgtgagataatcTTTGCAGAAAACTCAGAACCATAGTCAGTTTTAATCTTGTGGGGTTTACCGAAAACATCAAAAGCAGGTAACCAATGTCGAATGATGTTGTGGGCATTACATTTAGTATGCAACatgacatatataaaattataagaagTGTCCACAGAAACTATGATATATATCAAACGCCCGAAGGAGGGAAACAAGGTAGTTTCTGTTTGCCAAATTTGATTACTCTGAATACCTCTTGGATTAATGTTCTCTAAATTATAATTTGGTTTAGCAATTGTAAATTGATTACATTGTGAGTATGCCTGTATGATTTGTTTTGCTTGTCTTTTAGCTATATCATAAACAGCTCTTAAGTCCTGGACGTTGCAGTGGTGTAAGTCATGAAATTGTTTAGTCTTTATAGATTTACTAATAGCAGGTTGGGTTTGAATGTAATTAGATACTATTTTATCAATATAATTGTTGCTTTTTGATAATGATCCTGGTAAATTAGCATTAGATTGCATATGAGCAATAAAACAGGGATATTGTGTATTGTGTagcaaatttttaatatttaaaaatgttgtaaatgtatttttgaggATGTTTGAGGCTATATAGCAGTGGTTAATAACAGCAATGCATTTGTCGCATATTGAGAATCAGTAATTATATTCAATGGTTTATTAGGTTTCTCTAATAGGGCTAGCTCTATTGTAGGAATCTCAGCTATCTGAGTACTTTCATGTCTTGTAGTAAATTTTGAACACCATTGTTGCCATTAAACCATGCAGTGGCAGCCTTGGACTTTTTTTTAGGACCATCAGTAAACAATGTAACTGCCTGCAATAAGGGTTTTTTAGAAATACTAGTCATTAATTTTAGAGGCACTTGTGTATAAAATTGTAACAGAagatgtgaatattttttaaatgtaatgttttaagataattttttaaagaggccTGGATATTTTCATTCCTCATAAGATATTTTTGGAATTGGCTGGCAGTACatggtaaatttatattttgaggattttgtcCCATTAATTGTAAACAGCGATGTTGAGCTTTGTTTATGATATCAGCATAGACATGATAAGTAGTGGTTAAGGCCTGAGTTAATGAGTGAGACAGATAAACCCACTCTAATAAGAATAAAGTGTCCCTTTGCTATGTAAGCACCCCTGTAGGTGTCTGAGgtgtatttaaaacaataagaataGTAGGTAATTCAGGTTGCAACTGGTGTAAAAATTGACAATTTAAAGCTTCATtaacctttttaaattttttttttatagctttagGGGTCAATGTACCTAATGAGGTAGGTTCCCTATCTCCTTCTAACAATTGAAATAAATGATGCAATTGGACTGTAGGTATTCCTAAAAAGGTTTGATCCAGTTAATATGTTTTAGCAATTGTTGCAATTGAACTAATGTCATAGAAGGCTTGATATCTAATTTTATACTGTGTGGCCTAATAGTTTGTGTGTTAATAGTTATCCCAAGAAATTCCCAAGGTTGCGTTTTTTGTACTTTATCTTGAGCAACAAAAAGGCCTTTAGTTTGTAAAATTGTAACGTTTTTTGAAATAGAAGGAGATTAGGTTTGCTTTTTATAGTCAGTAAAATGTtatcatataatgaaaaatatatatctgagGAAATTGTTGATGTATAgtttctagttttttcttttactaattgCTGACATATAGTAGGACTATTTTTTATACCCTGAGGAAGGAATTTCCAGTAATAATGTTTAGGAATCTCCTGATTGTTATAGGTAGGAACAGTAAAGGCAAATTTTTCATATAGCTTTGTGCAAAGGTAATGAGAAAAAACAATCCTTTATATTAATAACAAGTAAGGGCCAAGAGTCAAGAATAAGTGAAGGATTGGGTAGCCCCTTTTGTAAGGGTCTCATAGGTTGCATTACAGCATTTATAGCATGcaaatttttcaataatttccttttttcgaagttttattttattataaaaataagtgtGTTTTAAGGACcagtagaatttttttaacattttttattgatttataatcattttacaatgttgtgtcaaattccagtgttgagcacaatttttcaattatacatgaacatatgtatattcattgtcacattcctttctctgtgagctaccataagatcttgtatatattcccctgtgctataaagtataatctttttttatctattctacaattttgaaatcccagtctatctcttcccacccccacccccttggcagccacaagtctgtattctatgtctatgagtctatttctgttctgtatttatgctatgtttgtattttttaaggaCTAGTAGAATGCTTTAAATGACCCAATTTTAGTTGTTTTGAAACCAATTTTTGTAATGcttatagtttttttgtttgtttgttttaggaagGGGCCATTGTTCCACCCAAATAGGTTGCTGTTGGGTCCATGTTAGAGCAATGGGAATAATACTTGGGATAGTAGCAGCAGCCCCTATTAAAAAGGATCAATCTTTAAGGTCAGGCTTTACTGAGCAAGAAGGTCCTTGCCCCATAGAGTGCAGGGTATTGGTAATATTAAAGGAGTTACaaaggctattttatttttaggccCTCAGACCTTTAGTGGGTGAGAACTTATTTTAGGTTCCATCAGTCTATCAACTCCTTGATAGTAacatcagatttgtgtttttgcCAATCAAAAGGCCAATGAAAACTGGAAATAGTTTTGTCTGCTCTTGTGTCTAATAACCCTGTAAATAGCTTTCCTTGTATTGAACCTGTTAAAACAGGTCTGTTATCAGTTAATGAATGTGTCCAAAAAGCTCACTGTCCTGTATGTCTGAAGCCCTTATCTCCTTTATTATTTTCAGCAAATTTTTGAGCAGGTAAATAAGGTATCAAAATAATTTGAGCAATTTGAGATTGCTTAGGAATAATGTAGTAAGAAGAGGTATGAaccataattttaatttctccagtATAATCATTATCAATAACACCAGGTAAAACTGTTAACCCTTTTAAGCCCATAGATGATCTCCCTATTAGCAATCCAAAATACCTAGAAGGTAAAGGTCCCTAAACTCCAGTAGAGATTAAGTAGGTTTTATTACTGTCGTTTATTAACTCATTATCAATAGTCATTAGATTTAAACTTGTGCTCCTGGGGGAAGCTGTGATGAGGTCAGAAATGGTGAGATGGGACTTTGGCTGATAGTGATTTCCTATACTTGTTTTTGAGGGGCACTTGGGAGGGTGCCCTGCTTTGAAATAGCTTTTAACAATTGCTGcagaatatggaaataaatctTTTGCTGTACTGTCAGCTGCTGTCCCATGGTTATATTGCAGCGTGCCTGATAGGCTGAAAATCCCCGAAATAAATTTGTTCCCTTACTTACATGTAGTCGCCGCGCTGATATCATGCTGCTGCTTAGTAAGCTGTTGCTCCATGAATATTTCTCGGCATGCCTGACAGGCTGAAAAGTCCCTGAAAATTTCCTTAGTTCCACTTACGTGTTTGCCAAGTCTGATATCACGTCGGGGTCACCATATGTCGGTGGCACGATATCATGTACACATGAACACCGTGTGGAGAGAAGTGAAGCcgttctctgtttattgattcttgtAAAAGGATTTATATAGAACATGCATGgtgcctcacatatcatctaagttataacaatgttaataattttaagcTATTTAGGTTTCCAGGCTCCAGGTTCTcaggctcctgcagtaagcacaggatgttacatgatcaaagacagattgttttaaagttcatcacaaaacttcattaagtaggccatctcttatccagccagctatgtgacatttctcacagcttgtttattagttcagcccatggcttattctctagagccttcaggcgGGGGCCTccagtccacaaatgacaaatgctggagagactgtggaggaaagggaaccctcctacattgctggtgggaatgcagtttggtgcagccagtgtggaaaacagtatggagattcctcaaaagaataggaatagacttaccatatgacccagccatccttctcctgggcatatatccagaaggaaccctacttcgaAAAGTAGGTGGAAGTTCTTTATCCTTCCtgttggaaatagaaaaaaatacatttaaaactaattaccttactaaaatattgtttaatatttctacctgtttatttttacaaGTCAGTGTTGTTTAGATAAGTCTCCATGGGCTATTCATGTTTTCTAGGACTCtttcttcctaattatttttcttaggaCATCTTTCACATCCTTCTTTCTCAACGTGTAAATGAGAGGGTTCAACCTAAGGGTTACAACACCATAATATGCAGAGATAACTTTACCCTGGTCTTGATATGCTTTTGAGTAAGGTTTCAGGTACATGTGGATGGCTGTCCCACAAAATATGGTGATCACAGTCAGATGGGATCCACAAATGGAGAAAGCTTTGCGCCTGACTTCTGCAGAGTGGATCCTCAGCATGGCAACCACAATGTGAGTATAGGAGATGAAGATGAAGGTGAAGGGTAGGGCCAATGTGAATATACTGATGACCAAACCCAGAAAAGTCTGACTGGGATTTCTGAGCAGATGAGCTTCAACAGGGACTGTACCTCACAGGTAAAATGGTTGATGACATTGTCCCCACAAAAATGGGCAGGAATTGCAATGATTGGTATTATTGCTAAAAGGAAGGCACTAGCCCAGTTCACCATGGCCAAGTGTAGGAAAACCTGGTTCTTCATAATTATGGGGTAATGAAGGGGATTGGAGATTGCAATAAATCTATCATAAGCCATGACAACATGAAGGAAGTACTCTGTCATCTCCAGAAAAAGAGCAATAGTCATCTGAGCATAACAGCTAATATAGGAAATGGTAGGGTAGTCTCTTAACCCATTGAGTAACAAAAAGGGCACTGACTTGCTAGAGTAGCAGATATCAAGGAAGGAcaggtttttaagaaaaaatacattggaGTGTGAAGCTTCCCATCTACTCTAATCACAACAATGATGAGACTCTTACCCACCAATGTGATCAGGTAGACTGCTACCATGGTGCGATAAAAGGCAATCTGGGCTTTTGGATGATGGGACAAACCCACCAGGATGAACTCTGTCACTTTGCTGGCATTATCAGGAACCAGAATATTCATTTTGGTCTATCtgctgaggaagaagaaatttaaatcattttaattttggaaacatttattgagtgctgtaTCCTCACTACTTTATCAGGTACTACTACTAGGAAGAGATGTCTACAAAACAAGTGATGCTGTTTATAAGTTTATGTTCTAATCTGGGAGATAAAACATTCATACACCGCACAAGATTAATTTGCAAGGTAGCCCAATCCATTGTGAGTCTTGATCCTTCATCTATAAATGAAAGAGTCTGGACTCCACCTGAAACATATTTTGAACACTCCTCTTAAAGAAAATGTGCTAATTTACTGCTTTAATACAATCAGATCCCTGAATCACAGAATTGTTAATTGTTCTTTCCTGCTATGAATATTAGCCAGAAATACATCTTTAGCTGGTTCATATCCATGACATACAATATGTGTCCAGTCCactctcattttttccttaacCTACACAACCAATTAATCACTGAGTACTATTGGCTGATCCTCCTATATATTTCAAATCTACCTACAAATTCCCATGTTTATAGCCATCACTTACCTAGTAAAAGCCACTATCATCTCACATCTGGACTAATACATGAGCTGTCTAGTAGGTCTCTCAAATTCCATTCTTGCCTTTCTATAGTCTATTTTCCACACAGAAGCCAGAGAGATCTTTTACAAACATATGTAATTTTGACCATATCCTTCCAATGCTTAAAAGCACTCTAGGGTTTCTAATTACACTTAGAATGTAATCTAACCTATTTATCATGACCTACAAGACTCTAAATCATCTGACCTTAACTTTATCTTGTGCTGTCTCTTCTTGTGCTGACAATTTTTTTAGCCATACTGTATTTATGAAGAACTCTAAGCTTGTTCCTACACCAGGACTTTTTCACATTGTGTTCTTTCTGCTGGAAATATTCTTCCTACCTTCTTTGCTTGGTAAATCCCTAGTCATCCTTAATATCTTAGCCTAAAAGGAACTTCATCAGAAAAGCCTTCCCTAACCTGACTAATTTAAATCAGATCTCTTTGTTAAAATTGTTCATAGCAGTCAGAACTTTGCCTGCATTGTCCTTATCacaatttgtatttatatatttgtgtgattatttgatttCTGCTATCTTACTATATTAAAACCTCTAGGAAGAAAGAGTCTCTGACTGTCCTATGTACTGCCTTATTNNNNNNNNNNNNNNNNNNNNNNNNNNNNNNNNNNNNNNNNNNNNNNNNNNNNNNNNNNNNNNNNNNNNNNNNNNNNNNNNNNNNNNNNNNNNNNNNNNNNAAGCACTTTAAGCTTAATTGTtcctaattttcttaaaatatatttgacctaaattatgtttttctttttttacattttttattgatttataatcattttacaatgttgtgtcaagttccagtgtagagtacaatttttgaattatacatgaacacatatatatatatatatatatattcattgtcacatttttttctccgtgatctaccataagatcttgcatatatttccctgtgctatacagtataatcttgtttatctattctacagttttgaaatcccagtctatcccttcccacccccaccccccttggcaaccacaagtttgtattctatgtctatgagtctgtttctgttttgtgtttctgttttgtgtttctgttttgtttgtttgtttttgtttttttagattccacatatgagcgatctcatatggtatttttctttctctttctggcttacttcacttagaatgacattctccaggaacatccatgttgctgcaaatggtgttatgttgatgggttttatggctgaatggtattccattgtataaatataccacttctttatccagtaacctgttgatgggcatttaggctgtttccatgtcttggctattgtaaatagtgttgctatgaacattggggtgcaggtgtcatcctgaagtagggttccttctggatataagcccaggagcgagattcctgggtcatatggtaagtctattcctagtcttttgaggaatttccatactgttttccacagtggctgcaccaaactgcattcccaccagcagtgtaggagggttcccttttctccacagcctctccaacatttgtcatttgtggacttttgaatgatggccattctgactggtgtgaggtgatacctcattgtagttttgatttgcatttctctgataattagtgatattgagcattttttcatgtgccttttaatcatttgtatgtcttccttggagaattgcttgtttaggtgttttgtccatttttggattgggttgtttggttgtttcttactaAGTCGTaggagctgcttatatattctggagatcaagcctttgccggtttcatttgcaaaaattttctcccattccataggttgtctttttgtttcacttatggtttcctttgctgtgcagaagcttgtaagtttcattaggtcccatttgtttactcttgcttttatttctattgcttgggtagactcttctaggagaacatttttgagatgtatgtgagataatgttttgcttattttttcttttaggaggtttattgtatcttgtcttatgtcttagtctttgatccattttgagtttatttttgtgtatggtgtaagggagtgttctagcttcattgctttacatgctgctgtccagttttcccaacacaatttgctgaattgtttttccttttatatggATTTTTATTAATGCTGTCCTCAAACTCATTTCTTGGCACAAGTCCAAGGCAGGCCTGCACTGATgcacttgttaaaaatgtagaatatCAGGCTCCACTCCTTACCTAATGAATCAATCTTCATTTTAGCAAAATCCTCAGGTGATTCACAAGTAccttaaagtttgagaagtgctcCTCTCCAAGGCTgtctcaaaaaatcaaaaacatcaTCAACACCTCCcatatcttttcttctctttgtattcGTTTTCTCCATTAATAACACTGAATCTTTCCGGTCAGTTAGGCTGAAAGTATCAGTCATATTTGTCACttccatttctcattttcctcacgTCTCATCCATTGCCAAAGCCTGGCAATTTTACCTCTTTAACATCTTTTGATTTTGTCATCAACTTTCTCTTCCGACTTCTAATCTCTGTGTTTACAGCCTAGTAAGCTTTCACCAGGCTATTGAAATagccaggctgtgtgtgtgtgtgtgtgtgtgtgtgtgtgtttcctttgcCTCCAGACTTTTTTGGCTCTTAGACCATTCTGCTTGTTCCTAAGTTAGCTTTCTTAAAGTATTCCTCTGACTCTGTTATTTTCTGCTCAGAAATCTTTACTGGCTACTTGTTACATACAAAATCTGTTTGCATTCAAGACTCTCTGGAATGTTTCTAAACACAACTTCTGGTATACTGTCACTCAGAGACTGAGTTTCAGCCTTAtcaaattatttccttccctccGTCCCCCAAACACATCTTATATTTGCTgctgttgtgtttttgtttacaTCCAAAATGCCACCTGACAAACAATCACACATGCAAATATTAACTTCCTTCAAGATCTTCTAAACCTATACTCTATCTTTTCCTAGTCTTCACCACATGCTTCCTTAGCATTATTAGAACATGCCATGTCTCTACTCTACCTTAGTGAGTTTTGCATTCACGTCTTACTTCCTCTGATTAATTCTCAGGTCCTTGAAGGCAGGAGAAATGTCTTGTTCTTATAACCTGTCACAATGCCTAAC is drawn from Camelus ferus isolate YT-003-E chromosome X, BCGSAC_Cfer_1.0, whole genome shotgun sequence and contains these coding sequences:
- the LOC116661891 gene encoding LOW QUALITY PROTEIN: olfactory receptor 13H1-like (The sequence of the model RefSeq protein was modified relative to this genomic sequence to represent the inferred CDS: inserted 1 base in 1 codon), which translates into the protein MNILVPDNASKVTEFILVGLSHHPKAQIAFYRTMSRWEASHSNVFFLKNLSFLDICYSSKSVPFLLLNGLRDYPTISYISCYAQMTIALFLEMTEYFLHVVMAYDRFIAISNPLHYPIIMKNQVFLHLAMVNWASAFLLAIIPIIAIPAHFCGDNVINHFTCEVQSLLKLICSEIPVRLXLGLVISIFTLALPFTFIFISYTHIVVAMLRIHSAEVRRKAFSICGSHLTVITIFCGTAIHMYLKPYSKAYQDQGKVISAYYGVVTLRLNPLIYTLRKKDVKDVLRKIIRKKES